One region of Pseudoalteromonas luteoviolacea genomic DNA includes:
- a CDS encoding ABC transporter ATP-binding protein, whose protein sequence is MDRQIITSIGRVFSHVSAGKQLFIIGIIFRVLERCLSILPLLLCVYWLYIELNNMTGVTRLLSTPSDYLMALGGIFLLQLICAYFGQLKSFSGSYHLAQAYRIKAITHFRRLPLGVIQTTHSSEFFELMSDDIKKVESIFSHVLPDLLSALVVPLLGVIILLFVAPLYALGLCVILPCALWIMHITKKKFNLAAKTKVQTYKHTSSTLTDYVEALKTLKLFNQTHHWLARVQKQLDIAKQHTLQVEMWGASPVLGFRVILNMAMVLFVITVALTLPENGTPPVNVSAIVFAMLILQLLVMLNEVAEHISMLRIAAQSECKVEALLKEPSLAEPVDPIIPQTYSIEFERVSFSYGGNTAINNVSFYAPEGSITAVVGETGSGKSTLLNLCARFFDPTSGCIKVGGAALQEVGSHNLHNMVSMVFQDVQLIDASILENIRIGKPEATDEEVIEACVHAHCIEFIDKLAEGIDTRVGDGGVLLSGGQRQRIAIARALLKDAPIVLLDEVTASLDPIMQADVVSAIQYLLQNRTVITVAHRLSSIVHADNILVINDGKIVESGSHRCLLSIGGFYTRLWRAESQAV, encoded by the coding sequence ATGGATAGACAAATAATCACCAGTATTGGCCGAGTATTCAGCCATGTAAGTGCAGGCAAGCAGTTATTTATTATAGGCATTATATTCAGAGTATTGGAACGGTGCTTATCAATTTTACCATTGTTGTTATGCGTTTACTGGCTCTACATTGAGCTCAACAATATGACGGGTGTAACTAGGCTACTTTCAACACCAAGCGACTATTTGATGGCGCTGGGCGGGATATTTTTACTTCAACTTATATGTGCATACTTTGGTCAGTTAAAGAGCTTTTCGGGCAGTTACCATTTAGCGCAGGCCTATCGGATTAAAGCAATTACGCACTTTAGACGGTTGCCGTTAGGCGTGATCCAGACAACTCACAGCAGTGAATTTTTTGAGTTAATGAGTGATGACATAAAAAAAGTCGAGAGTATTTTCTCACATGTGCTACCAGACTTGTTATCGGCCTTGGTAGTCCCTTTGCTAGGGGTTATTATTTTATTGTTTGTAGCGCCTCTATATGCGTTGGGCCTATGTGTGATTTTGCCTTGTGCATTGTGGATAATGCATATAACAAAAAAGAAATTTAATCTTGCTGCCAAAACTAAAGTGCAGACCTATAAGCATACTAGCAGCACTCTGACAGACTATGTGGAGGCATTAAAAACCCTTAAGTTATTCAATCAAACACATCACTGGTTAGCTCGAGTTCAGAAGCAGCTCGATATTGCCAAGCAACACACTTTGCAAGTTGAAATGTGGGGGGCCAGTCCCGTGCTTGGTTTTCGAGTCATACTAAACATGGCCATGGTTTTGTTTGTGATAACAGTCGCTTTAACATTACCAGAGAATGGAACACCGCCAGTGAATGTTAGCGCCATTGTATTTGCTATGCTGATTTTACAACTATTGGTCATGCTCAACGAAGTGGCTGAGCATATTAGTATGTTGCGCATAGCGGCTCAGTCTGAATGTAAAGTTGAAGCGCTTTTAAAAGAGCCGAGCTTGGCAGAGCCTGTCGACCCAATTATACCTCAGACATATAGTATCGAGTTTGAGCGGGTATCATTTAGTTATGGCGGGAATACTGCGATAAATAATGTATCATTTTATGCACCTGAAGGCTCGATCACGGCGGTTGTAGGTGAGACTGGAAGTGGTAAATCGACCTTGCTCAACCTATGCGCACGGTTTTTTGACCCAACGAGTGGGTGTATAAAAGTTGGAGGGGCAGCACTGCAAGAGGTTGGCTCACACAACTTACACAATATGGTCAGTATGGTTTTTCAGGATGTACAGCTGATTGATGCCAGTATTTTAGAAAATATTCGCATTGGTAAGCCGGAGGCAACAGATGAAGAAGTCATTGAAGCATGCGTTCATGCTCATTGTATTGAGTTTATCGATAAACTGGCGGAGGGGATTGATACTCGAGTTGGAGATGGTGGTGTTTTGTTGTCTGGCGGTCAGCGTCAGCGTATTGCAATTGCAAGGGCACTGCTCAAAGATGCGCCGATTGTTTTGTTGGACGAAGTTACAGCGTCATTAGATCCGATCATGCAAGCAGATGTGGTCAGTGCGATACAGTATTTACTGCAAAACCGGACCGTGATCACGGTGGCTCATCGCTTATCTAGCATTGTGCATGCGGACAATATTTTGGTGATAAACGACGGTAAAATTGTTGAGTCTGGCTCACATCGTTGTTTACTCTCAATTGGAGGCTTCTACACCCGTCTTTGGAGAGCAGAGTCGCAAGCTGTGTAA